Genomic DNA from Alkalihalobacterium alkalinitrilicum:
GCGAGAAAGTTTTTTGCTGGGGATCCAACCATTCTCATACAGAACGGCAGAGTATTAGAGGCAAATATGCGAAAGATGCGTTATACATTTGATTATTTAAATCAACAGCTTCGAGAACGGGATGTTTTTAATATTGAAGAGGTATTGTTTGCAATTATTGAACCGAACGGGACGTTAACGGTGTTAAAAAAGCCACAATATCGTACGGTTACAAAACAGGACTTAAACTTACCTGCACCTCCTGAAACGAAATTACCAATTGAATTAATTATGGATGGAGAGATTTTGGAAAAGAATTTACAAGAAAACGATCTTAGTCATTGTTGGTTAGCGAGCGAGGTAAAGAAGCGGAATTATTCCCTTAATGATGTGGCTTATGCGGTGCTCTCACCAAATGGAAATGTCTACATTGATACATATCGGGATCACATAGTATCTCCTATTGATAAAGAATAAAGTGAAACTACCATAAGTGGGGGTTTCCTCTTTCCGACTGATGGTTAGTTGAGGCCCACACGATGTGGATCACACAGACGTTGCCACAGGACGTGGCGCATTTAATCTGTGTTCATTTAGTTGTTACTAGCAGTTTATCCCCCACTAATCCTTCTGGGATCCTCGAAGTCTTGAAGTGGGGGTA
This window encodes:
- a CDS encoding DUF421 domain-containing protein, which encodes MAEHIEVIIRSIMAFTILLIGARLLGKQLISQMNTMDFIAAISLGSITANLAFNTTIAIHHFLLAFFIFIFVSLVTAFISMKNRKARKFFAGDPTILIQNGRVLEANMRKMRYTFDYLNQQLRERDVFNIEEVLFAIIEPNGTLTVLKKPQYRTVTKQDLNLPAPPETKLPIELIMDGEILEKNLQENDLSHCWLASEVKKRNYSLNDVAYAVLSPNGNVYIDTYRDHIVSPIDKE